From Mycobacterium lacus, one genomic window encodes:
- the cofD gene encoding 2-phospho-L-lactate transferase, protein MKVTVLVGGVGGARFLLGVQQLLGLGQFAAGDVYPGEASHELTAVVNIGDDAWIHGLRVCPDLDTCMYTLGGGVDPQRGWGHRNETWHAMQELARYGVQPDWFELGDRDIATHLVRTQMLRAGYPLSQVTAALCDRWQPGARLLPTTDDRCETHVVITDPADDSRRAIHFQEWWVRYRAQVPTHSFAFVGAEKASAATEAVAAIADADVVLLAPSNPVVSIGAILAVPGIRGALRTATAPIVGYSPIIGGKPLRGMADACLRVIGVESSAEAVGRHYGARRATGILDCWLVHEGDRAEVDGVAVRSIPLLMSDPKATAEMVSAGLQLAGVAA, encoded by the coding sequence TCCTGGGGAGGCGAGCCACGAGCTAACTGCCGTCGTCAACATCGGCGACGACGCCTGGATCCACGGACTGCGCGTCTGCCCGGACCTGGACACCTGCATGTACACGCTGGGCGGCGGTGTCGACCCGCAACGCGGCTGGGGCCACCGCAACGAAACCTGGCACGCCATGCAGGAACTGGCACGCTACGGCGTGCAGCCCGACTGGTTCGAACTCGGCGACCGCGACATCGCCACGCACCTGGTGCGCACCCAGATGCTGCGGGCCGGCTACCCGCTGTCACAGGTCACCGCGGCGTTGTGCGACCGCTGGCAACCGGGCGCGCGGTTGCTGCCCACCACCGACGACCGTTGCGAGACCCACGTGGTGATCACCGATCCGGCCGACGACAGCCGGCGCGCGATCCACTTCCAGGAGTGGTGGGTGCGCTACCGCGCCCAGGTGCCGACGCACAGCTTCGCCTTCGTCGGGGCCGAAAAGGCCAGCGCCGCAACCGAAGCGGTGGCGGCCATCGCTGATGCCGACGTCGTCTTGCTGGCGCCGTCCAACCCGGTGGTCAGCATCGGTGCGATCCTGGCCGTCCCGGGTATTCGCGGTGCGCTGCGCACGGCCACCGCCCCGATCGTCGGCTACTCCCCGATCATTGGCGGAAAGCCGTTGCGCGGCATGGCCGACGCGTGCCTGAGGGTGATCGGGGTGGAGTCCTCGGCGGAGGCGGTGGGCCGGCACTACGGCGCGCGGCGCGCAACCGGGATACTGGACTGCTGGCTGGTGCACGAAGGCGACCGCGCCGAAGTCGATGGGGTCGCGGTGCGGTCGATACCGCTGCTGATGAGCGACCCGAAGGCAACTGCGGAGATGGTGAGCGCCGGTCTACAGCTCGCGGGCGTGGCGGCGTGA